One genomic window of Hirundo rustica isolate bHirRus1 chromosome 13, bHirRus1.pri.v3, whole genome shotgun sequence includes the following:
- the ARPP19 gene encoding cAMP-regulated phosphoprotein 19 isoform X1 gives MSAESPEPASAEEQKEMEDKVLSPEKAEEAKLKARYPHLGQKPGGSDFLRKRLQKGQKYFDSGDYNMAKAKMKNKQLPTAAPDKTEVTGDHIPTPQDLPQRKPSLVASKLAG, from the exons ATGTCTGCCGAGAGCCCCGAGCCCGCCTCGGCCGAGGAGCAGAAG GAGATGGAGGATAAGGTGTTAAGTccagaaaaagctgaagaagcAAAATTGAAAGCACGATACCCTCATCTGGGCCAGAAGCCAGGAGGCTCAGACTTCTTGAGGAAGAGACTTCAAAAAGGA CAAAAATACTTTGATTCTGGTGATTACAACATGGCTAAAGCAAAGATGAAGAATAAGCAACTGCCTACTGCAGCTCCTGACAAGACAGAAGTGACTGGTGACCATATTCCTACTCCACAGGATCTTCCACAGCGGAAACCATCTCTTGTTGCTAGCAAGCTGGCTGGCTGA
- the ARPP19 gene encoding cAMP-regulated phosphoprotein 19 isoform X2: protein MEDKVLSPEKAEEAKLKARYPHLGQKPGGSDFLRKRLQKGQKYFDSGDYNMAKAKMKNKQLPTAAPDKTEVTGDHIPTPQDLPQRKPSLVASKLAG, encoded by the exons ATGGAGGATAAGGTGTTAAGTccagaaaaagctgaagaagcAAAATTGAAAGCACGATACCCTCATCTGGGCCAGAAGCCAGGAGGCTCAGACTTCTTGAGGAAGAGACTTCAAAAAGGA CAAAAATACTTTGATTCTGGTGATTACAACATGGCTAAAGCAAAGATGAAGAATAAGCAACTGCCTACTGCAGCTCCTGACAAGACAGAAGTGACTGGTGACCATATTCCTACTCCACAGGATCTTCCACAGCGGAAACCATCTCTTGTTGCTAGCAAGCTGGCTGGCTGA